From the Paenibacillus tianjinensis genome, the window CCGGTATAGTAGGCAAACTGATAATGCAGCTTCCCTTTAAGCTCAACGGGTTTGACCTGCACCTTGGTGTAGGTCACCTCACCTTTGCTGCGCAGCTGACTTAAGGTTGCCGTAATTAAGGTGCGGCTGTTAATCACCTGCACTATTAATGTATTTAAAGATTCCACAGGGTACATCTCACTTTCGCAATTAAAAATGAAGAGCAGGCTCTCCTTAATATTCTTATATTATAGCATGCCCGGTGTGCTTAGAGCAGATTCGTCTCCTGCCTGGCGGCAGCAGTGAGCTTCTCCCACTCGGCCTGCCCCTGTCTTACTTCAGCCAGCGGCAGCCCGCCAAGCTCCAAAGCCTCCGGTGCCGTGAGCAGCAGACGGCCGTAGAGCTCATGCCCTTCTGCCGCAACATCTTCGCCCTGCTCCCACAACCGGTACAAACTGTCTTCCGCCTTGGCATAGCGGCCAACAGATTCCAGATACGATAGCAGCAGCCATTCTGTTTTGACCGGAAGCCGGTAAGCCTCAACTTCATTCAGAAGCTCATCGATTTCCTGCGTCATATGCATCAGATCCCGGTCGGCCCCATGAAGGTCAGCGTACAGAAACAGATGCAGTGACCGCATTGACCGGAACAGCGCCGCTTCGGTATTTCCTGTTGCCGCATAAATGCCGCCTTCCTCCTTGAGCAGCCTGGCCACACCCTGGAGCTTGTCGGACTCAATGATGCCGCCTAACCGGTACATATCAATAATATCCTCTACGGATAAGGAGTTTAACAGACGGGAGTTCAGGCGGAAATGCCGGCCCAGCAGCTCATCTACTTCCCATAAGGCTTCTGTTGTTTTCTTTTCCTGCTTCAGCGCAAACACTTTGGCCACCATGGCCGTCATATCCTCAATCATCCGGACGATATAATCTCTTCGGAACATCCTGTACACCCTCCCCGAGGCTGCGTCCTGTGCATATTACCCAAACTAGTCGCAGTTGCCAGATTATTAGATTGCCTTAAAATCATCTTAAACCATTCTATCCTTGTGCGCCACCGAACGTCCCATAGGTCGATAAGCATCATCGTAAGGAAAATTGAAATCATTGACAGAAAAAGAACGCTGCCGATATAATGGGTTTAATCTAACCGATCTGAATTACAGATCGAACTATTATATAGATCGTATGGATTTAACAAATCTAGATTAGCGGATAAGGAGCGTTTTTATGAAAAAGGAAGATCCAAAGATTGAGCAAACACAGGAGCACCAGGAGTCCGAACAGCCGTATGATCGTATCCTGCCTCCACTCTCCATAACAGACGAGCAGAACAAACTGCTGGAAAGCGCACTGCGGATCAAAATCATGCATGCGCTCGCGGATGAGCCGCTAACCTCCAAACAGGTAGCCGAGAAGCTGCACAAAACCCCCGGCAACATCCACTACCATATTATCAAGCTGTTTGAAGGCGGATTGCTGGAGCTAGTCCGCACGGAAGCCGCCGGAGGGGTCATTCAGAAGTTTTACCGCTCCAAGGGGACCTTCTTCCATTCCGAGAACTTTAGGGGCTTTCAGTTCCGCACTGAAGACAAGATTGAGCATTTCACCACCCGGCTGACCTTATCCTCCGCGGAACTAGCCGCTTTTCAGCGGGAGCTCATGCAGGTGATCACCACCTGGGAGTCCAAGATTACCCAGGGTGATGAGTATGGCGTGGAGTTCGTCATCGGGCGCTTGCCTCATACAAATTCTCCATCTGAACCGGAGGTGAGTCCCTGAATGAATCCGGTAACCGCAACCAAACCTGCCAGCCGCAATCCCTTGCGGCACTTTGCAGCTCTGTTTGCGAATTCGCGTGCTTTCTCCTACTTGTGGCTGGGAAATCTGATTTCCTTCCTGGGCAGCTCGGTGACTATGGTGATTCTGCCTGTTCTTGTCTATTCCATGACCGGCTCCACGAAGACGATGGGCTTCGTAATGGCCTTATATATGCTGCCTAATGTAATTATGCTGCCTATATCCGGTCATATTGTGGACCGCTACGACCGGATCAAGATTATGATAACGGCCGATATTGCCCGCTTCGTTATTATGGTTGCAATCGCTGTATTCTCATTGACCGGTATATTAAGCATACCGCTGCTGTACGTATTCATGGGATTCTACGGCCTGCTTGACGGCCTCTTCCGGCCTGCATATTCTGCGACCCAGGCTACTGTGTTCACAGCCGATATCCGCATTGCAGCCAATTCACTGACCCAGATGAGTACTCAGACCGTCCGGCTGATCGGCCCTTCTCTCGGCGGGCTGCTTGTCACTCATTTGTCTGCAGGTATCGGCTTCGGGATTGATGCATTTACCTATGTAATCTCCCTCTACTGCCTGATCTATCTTCGCAAAGCACTGATGCTGAGACTGCAGCCGAAACACTCTGCTGACTCCATCCGTAACCTTGAAGCAGCTGCAGCCCCGGCCGCTGCCCCTAACTGGAAGGAGGATTTCAAAGAAGGCATTGCTGTGCTGCGCAGCCATCCCTGGCTCTGGATCACCATTATTACCTTCTCCTTCTTCAATATTTGTTATGCCGGAGTCACCAGCATCCTTATTCCCTGGCTGTTCAAGGTCCACCACGGCTGGGCACCTTATGTATACGGACTTGCCGTCACCTGTTCCGGTGCCGGAGCCATTATAGCAGGGCTGCTATACAGTCTGCGCAAGAAATGGACCCATCGGGGCATTATGGCCTACGGTGGAGTAATCTTAAGCTGTCTCGCCCTGTTCTTGATGCCATTTATTCCGAATGCAGCGGCGGCTATCGCCTTATTCGCGGTAGAGGGTTTCGGCCTGATGATCTTTGGCCTAATCTGGGAAATCAGCCTGCAGGAGCTCGTTCCGCAGGAAGCCTTCGGGCGTGTAGCCAGTCTTGATCTGCTGGGCTCCTTCGCCCTACTGCCGGTCGGCTACATTACAGTCGGGTGGCTGGCTGATCTTATCGGCGGCATTCCAACTATTGCGATCTTCTCAGGGCTTGGCTTGCTCTGTGCTGCCTTTGTACTCAGCATTCCGGCAATCCGCAAGTTTCAATAGAATATTTGCTGATAACCGCCAATCTCGCCAAAAAAACCGAGCAGTAATTCCCCGTCAAAGGAGAATTTACTGCTCGGTTCATTTTCTGGACTTAACCCTTATTTCTTGGTTACCGGTGCATGAACAAAGTCTTTGATGACCTCTGCCAGACGTTCCGGTGCTTCATACATACTCATGTGCCCTACCCCGGAAATGGTCGCCTTGGTTATGTTAGCCTTGTCCGACGTAAAGGTTCGTTCAGCCGGTACCAGGGTATCTTCTGCACCGGCTACGAGCAGCACCGGTAGTGCTGTTGCAGAGATCACGTCACGGCGGTCCGGGCGTTCCCGCATCGCCAGAGCGGCACCTGCTGCACCTTGCGGCGGTGTCTTGTAGCCGATTTCTTTAGCCCGTTCCAGCAGCTGCGGCGCTGCTCCCGGGGCAAACAATCCGGGTACCAGACTATCCACAAAGGCAGTAATTCCTTCGTTCTGAATGGTGCTGACACTTTTCAGGCGTTTCTCCTTCGCCTCGTCGCTATCCGGGTAGCCCGTGGAGTGAATCAGCCCGAACCCTTTCAGGCGGGAGCCATGGCGCTGCGCAAAGGATAGTGTAATATAGCCGCCCAGAGAATGACCCAGCAGATATACATTTGGAATTTCCAGCGCATTCAGCAAGGAAAGAACATCATCTGCCATCTGATCAATGCTGTATGCACCCAGCGGAGCATCCGATGCTCCATGACCGCGCAGATCGGGAGCAATGACCCGGTAGCTGCTGCTCAGGAACGGAATGACCTGCTCGAAATACGCAGAGCTTCCACAGAAGCCGTGCAGCAGTACAATGACTTCGCCCTGCCCTTGATCACTGTAACAAATATTACTTCCTTCACAACGAACATTTTCCATGACGGCTTCCTTCTTTCTATGTAGTAACTCAATCCGCATTGAGCTTATCTTAATTATTAATCAGATCACATCAACTTGAAACGAGCCCGAAGCCTTTAGCCGCAGCCAGGGCAATCTGCTCAGCCATGACCATTACCCGGTGCAGCGGTGTCGTCTGCAGCGTCCGGTAAGGTCGGGGACCATTCACATCAACAATGGCAGCGAGACTGTAGTTCCCTACTTCAGGCAGGTTTAGACCTACTGACTGTGCCGGACGCAGCGGCTGACTGGCAGCAAAATAAAAGCCGAGTGCAGCCGGCGGGCCCAGGCAAGCATCAATGGCTATAATAAGCTGCCCCTCCGGGATCTCCGCCATTCTCCTGATAAGATTATCCGCATCACAGGGTGCCGGCATTGTGCCGATGACATGCGGAAAACCATACTCCAGCAGCCTGCTGCCGGTCAAGGGACCCAGGGCATCTCCTGTGGACCGGTCCGTCCCGATACACAGAAAGGTGATATTCTCAGCCGAATGCCGGGCTGCGATCTCCTGGAAGAAGGCACTCAGCTTGCCTGCATCCATTTTGATCCGTTTTCTGCTTTCCTGCTCTCTGATTGCCACCTCTCTAGCCCCCTTCTCATAATGATATCTGCGGTTAATTCCCTTTAATTTAACATGATTTCAGATGGCAGACAAAAAAATGGTGTTTCCTTGCGCAGTCATGATAAAATACATCAGAAGAAACGATTGTATGACCTTCGCGGAAGAGCTTTTAAACCAAATCATCATACGCAGAAAGGACTGTTTGCACTCCATGGATCTAACACAGCCCAGCCAGGAAAATGTGGAATATATGATTGAGGGCATCAAGAGCAAGCTCAAAATGGCCAGCGCGGCAGCCATGCAGGCATCCGCTTTCTCGGTAGACAATTACGAGGATATACTTGATATTTATGAGGTAGCCATGGGCAGTGACAGGCTAAGCATCTCCCAGGTGGAGGCGCTTGTATCCGAGCTTGGCCGTCTCCGCCACAAGTAAGCACCCCCGATATGAACAGAAGCTCCCCGCCTTACGAACCCATCCGCTGGATGGCCATAAGGCGGGGAGCTTCTTTGCTGTTGATAAGTCTATTACTTCATCCTTACGGAAGATCGATCAGAAGAAACTCCGCTTCACCTTCGCTGCCGGTACCCTTCAGGGTCAGATCACAGCTTTTACGGATACGGGCGGCATCGCCGGGCTGCAGGTGGAAAATGCCTTCGCTGCAGCCTACCTCCAGATGGCCGGAGATCAGATAAATATGTGTACGCCTATCCTCCACCTGCGGATAATGAAGCTCCCTGTTCGTCTCGAGTACAGACAGGTAAATCGTGACGTCCTCTCCCAGCTTAAGTGCTCCTTCTGCACCCGTTCCGGAAGCTACCGGCAGCATCGTATTGATTTTCATTTCACGGGGATAAAATTTCGCATCCCAAGTCGGCGGAAGCCCCGGGCGGTCCGGAAGCAGCCAGATCTGCAGAAAACGAACATCTTCGCTGGCCGACGGGTTGGTTTCCGAATGATTAATCCCCGTCCCTGCACTCATGACCTGCACGCTGCCTGCCTGAAGATCCGCATGATTGCCGAGGTCATCCTGATGCTTCAGCACCCCGGAAACAACATAAGTGATAATCTCCAGGTCATGATGCGGATGCTCATGCATCCCTTGCTCCGGCTTCAGCTCATTATCATTGTGGGCCAGCAGCGCCCCAAAATGCGCATTGCTGGGATCATCATAATCGGCAAACGAAAAGCTAAACTCGCTGTGTATCCATTCTCTATTCGAAGTGTGGCGCTCTGCTGATGTGACTACTTTAATCATAACCTTTGCACCTCCAAAGATGTGAGTATCCTTATTCTTAAATAAGGGAGCTTCCTCCCCGCTTTCAAGGGTGATAGGCGCTTTAATTATGTATTTCTTACCCCCTTCACTTCCTCGTCAATCATCGTATTTTCAATAATATTCCAGCTAAACACGTTCACAGCTTTATAGGTCTTGAAGCCGTTTTTGGAGGCTCATAATCTGCTATCCGCATATTTTGTAAAGCCCCCAATACCGCAGTTTACATGACAACAGCCTCTATTTATTCCCTGTTTCTCCTCTATGCTTGGGTAATCTTTCCTAAGCTGCTCTGCTGTTTCAGCCTATACCTCAACGTTTATATACGAAGTAAGAACGTCAGGCCATCCTGAACCCCCAAAAGACGGCAGCAGCCGGGACAGTTCTTCATACCGTTGCTGAGTGGCTGTCCGATTTTGGAATACAATATTCTAATTGAGGAGTGATTGGTGATGAATAAAGCAGAGACAGAATTCCCGGTAGAAAGCGGAAGCACTTTTTTCAAAGGTATCTTTATCGGAGGGTTGCTCGGAGCCGCAGCTGCGCTGTTGTTCGCACCTAAGCCCGGCCGTGAGATGCGCAGTGACTTGTCCGACAAGATCACGCTGGCTACTGACAAAACCAAGGAAGTTGCTGGTGTCGTAACCGACAAAACCAAGTCTATTGCCACTACTGTTGGAGAAAAGGCCACAGATCTGGCGAGCACGGTATCGGCTAAAGCCTCCGATATCCTCACCACTGTGAGCGACAGCAAACAGCAAATCGCTGCTACCTTGCAGGAAACCGGCAAAAAAATCGGTGATACTGTATCCGAGGCGTCCAGTGATGTCGCTTCTGATGTCAAAGATGCCTCCTCCGATGTGGCCGAAGAAGCCAAAAACTCTTCCAAAGAGGTTGCAGATGATGCTAAGGATGCCAAAGAGGAAGTTAAGGCTTCCTACAAGTCCTCCTACTAAACTGCTGTGACTTGCGGCTCAATTTAAATTTGAGAACAGCCAGCTCACCGCAGCTGGCTGTTGTTATGCATAATGCAGCTTCATCGCTCAGGAATGAAGCTGCATTTTATCAAAGCCTTTGCGGGCTAAAGAAAGCGGGGAGACCTTATGGGAGATGCGGGCAGCAAGACCAAAGCATACGAAGTCGATGAGCATCCCTTCGAATTGCGGCATGAGGTCAAGCGTCTAAACGCACGGCTGGATAAGATCGCCGACTCACTGGAGAAATCGGAATTCAAAGATATCCTTGAGAATTATACGGATCCCAAAAAACGGATTATTACCAATCTCATGGCTGGCATATCCAGAGGTCTGGGATTATCGCTCGGTACCTTTGTCATTCTGGGTTTACTCGGCTATATTCTCAGCCTGTTCCTGGATGTGCCTGTTATTGG encodes:
- a CDS encoding YtxH domain-containing protein → MNKAETEFPVESGSTFFKGIFIGGLLGAAAALLFAPKPGREMRSDLSDKITLATDKTKEVAGVVTDKTKSIATTVGEKATDLASTVSAKASDILTTVSDSKQQIAATLQETGKKIGDTVSEASSDVASDVKDASSDVAEEAKNSSKEVADDAKDAKEEVKASYKSSY
- the yyaC gene encoding spore protease YyaC, with translation MAIREQESRKRIKMDAGKLSAFFQEIAARHSAENITFLCIGTDRSTGDALGPLTGSRLLEYGFPHVIGTMPAPCDADNLIRRMAEIPEGQLIIAIDACLGPPAALGFYFAASQPLRPAQSVGLNLPEVGNYSLAAIVDVNGPRPYRTLQTTPLHRVMVMAEQIALAAAKGFGLVSS
- a CDS encoding MFS transporter, which translates into the protein MNPVTATKPASRNPLRHFAALFANSRAFSYLWLGNLISFLGSSVTMVILPVLVYSMTGSTKTMGFVMALYMLPNVIMLPISGHIVDRYDRIKIMITADIARFVIMVAIAVFSLTGILSIPLLYVFMGFYGLLDGLFRPAYSATQATVFTADIRIAANSLTQMSTQTVRLIGPSLGGLLVTHLSAGIGFGIDAFTYVISLYCLIYLRKALMLRLQPKHSADSIRNLEAAAAPAAAPNWKEDFKEGIAVLRSHPWLWITIITFSFFNICYAGVTSILIPWLFKVHHGWAPYVYGLAVTCSGAGAIIAGLLYSLRKKWTHRGIMAYGGVILSCLALFLMPFIPNAAAAIALFAVEGFGLMIFGLIWEISLQELVPQEAFGRVASLDLLGSFALLPVGYITVGWLADLIGGIPTIAIFSGLGLLCAAFVLSIPAIRKFQ
- a CDS encoding DUF5665 domain-containing protein, which gives rise to MGDAGSKTKAYEVDEHPFELRHEVKRLNARLDKIADSLEKSEFKDILENYTDPKKRIITNLMAGISRGLGLSLGTFVILGLLGYILSLFLDVPVIGEYLGEIKKYIDANS
- a CDS encoding DUF6483 family protein, whose amino-acid sequence is MFRRDYIVRMIEDMTAMVAKVFALKQEKKTTEALWEVDELLGRHFRLNSRLLNSLSVEDIIDMYRLGGIIESDKLQGVARLLKEEGGIYAATGNTEAALFRSMRSLHLFLYADLHGADRDLMHMTQEIDELLNEVEAYRLPVKTEWLLLSYLESVGRYAKAEDSLYRLWEQGEDVAAEGHELYGRLLLTAPEALELGGLPLAEVRQGQAEWEKLTAAARQETNLL
- a CDS encoding winged helix-turn-helix domain-containing protein, producing the protein MKKEDPKIEQTQEHQESEQPYDRILPPLSITDEQNKLLESALRIKIMHALADEPLTSKQVAEKLHKTPGNIHYHIIKLFEGGLLELVRTEAAGGVIQKFYRSKGTFFHSENFRGFQFRTEDKIEHFTTRLTLSSAELAAFQRELMQVITTWESKITQGDEYGVEFVIGRLPHTNSPSEPEVSP
- a CDS encoding alpha/beta fold hydrolase, which encodes MENVRCEGSNICYSDQGQGEVIVLLHGFCGSSAYFEQVIPFLSSSYRVIAPDLRGHGASDAPLGAYSIDQMADDVLSLLNALEIPNVYLLGHSLGGYITLSFAQRHGSRLKGFGLIHSTGYPDSDEAKEKRLKSVSTIQNEGITAFVDSLVPGLFAPGAAPQLLERAKEIGYKTPPQGAAGAALAMRERPDRRDVISATALPVLLVAGAEDTLVPAERTFTSDKANITKATISGVGHMSMYEAPERLAEVIKDFVHAPVTKK
- a CDS encoding pirin family protein; this translates as MIKVVTSAERHTSNREWIHSEFSFSFADYDDPSNAHFGALLAHNDNELKPEQGMHEHPHHDLEIITYVVSGVLKHQDDLGNHADLQAGSVQVMSAGTGINHSETNPSASEDVRFLQIWLLPDRPGLPPTWDAKFYPREMKINTMLPVASGTGAEGALKLGEDVTIYLSVLETNRELHYPQVEDRRTHIYLISGHLEVGCSEGIFHLQPGDAARIRKSCDLTLKGTGSEGEAEFLLIDLP
- a CDS encoding DUF1128 domain-containing protein, with amino-acid sequence MDLTQPSQENVEYMIEGIKSKLKMASAAAMQASAFSVDNYEDILDIYEVAMGSDRLSISQVEALVSELGRLRHK